The following proteins come from a genomic window of Pyxidicoccus sp. MSG2:
- a CDS encoding phosphopantetheine-binding protein encodes MLKLDKVGAGDNFFDLGGNSLLLQAVHARMEARVGRKVPLVELFQFPTVRALAAHLSKGSGPAEQPPAPAASAEDRAEGRRRLSRQRRLRPGSD; translated from the coding sequence GTGCTGAAGCTGGACAAGGTGGGCGCCGGAGACAACTTCTTCGACCTGGGCGGCAACTCACTGCTCCTGCAGGCGGTGCACGCGCGCATGGAGGCGCGGGTGGGCCGCAAGGTGCCGCTGGTGGAGTTGTTCCAGTTCCCCACCGTGCGCGCGCTGGCCGCGCACCTGTCGAAGGGCTCCGGGCCGGCGGAGCAGCCTCCGGCACCGGCGGCCTCCGCCGAGGACAGGGCGGAGGGACGGCGCCGCCTCTCGCGACAGCGGCGCCTGCGTCCGGGCTCGGACTAG